CCGTAATTTTGGGAGCTGTTATTGGAAATTTCGCACATCATAATGTAAGCTTATTAAAAAAAACAGGTGCTTTAGGAGTATGCACTAAGCAGATTTTAAGACTAGGGATTATTCTTTATGGTTTTAGAATTTCTTTAAGTGATATTGAAAGCATTGGTTTAAGTGGAGTTGGACTTGCTTTTTTTATAGTTTTTTCTACATTTTTTATTGGCTTATTAATAGGAAAATTATTAAAAATAGACTTTTTACAATCAGCATTAATTGCTAGTGGTTCTAGTATTTGTGGAGCTGCTGCTGTTTTAGCTAGTGAGAGTGTGCTAAAAGGTGGTTCGGCAAGAGTTGGTATAGCAGTTTGCACCGTAGTTGTGTATGGTTGTATTGGAATGTTTGTTTATCCATTGGTTCAAAATCTATTTGATTTAGATGGTAGATTATTTGGCTTTTTAGTAGGCGGGACTTTACACGAAGTTGCACATGTTGTAGGAGCGGGTTCTAGTATAGGAGTTGATGGGGCAAATTCAAGTATAGTTATAAAAATGGTAAGAGTTTTAATGCTTGTTCCATTTTTATTAATGCTTAGTTTTGGATTTAAAAAAGAAGAAAAAAAAGGCAATTTCTTAAATCAAATTCCTTGGTTTGCTTTAGGATTTTTACTAGCTTGTGGCATATCAAGTTTGCCTATTTTAAATACAGAATATGCTTTAAATGTTATAAAGCCTAATATTGCTATTTTTGATACATTTTTATTAAGTTTAGCAATGGTGGCACTTGGAGTAAATATTAGAAAGGATATGTTAAGCAAAGCTGGTCTTAAGCCATTTATTATGGCAGCAATTTTATGCGTATGGTTAGTGGTTGCAGCTTATGCTTATATAAAGGTGTTTTGTTAATGAGAGCAGAATGGCAAAAATGTGAATATATATTATTAGCATTACCTCATAAAGATAGTGATTGGTCGCCTTATTTAAATGAGATTTTAAATTCTTATTTAGAATTTGCAAAAGCTATTACAAATCATTGTAAGGTGCTTTTAGTTCATCACGAAAGTGCAAATCTTGATGAGTTTAAAAAGTTAAATAATATAGAGTTTTATTGTTTTAATACTAATGATACTTGGATTAGAGATTTTGGTCCAATTGATAATAATTTGGATTTTGTTTTTAATGCTTGGGGGAATAAATTTAGTTCTAATTTAGACAATGCTTTTAATGAAAATTTGTTTAAAAATTATCTTAAAAAAGACCTAAATAAAATTGATTTTATTTTAGAAGGTGGTAGCATTGATACTAATGGCAAGGTATTATTGACAACTACTGAATGTTTATTAAACGATAATAGAAATCAACAAAGCAAAGAAGAAATAGAAAATACACTTAAAAAATATTTAAAAGTTCAAGAAGTTTTATGGCTTGAAAATGGTGTAATTATAGGTGATGATACGGATTCTCATGTGGATACTTTAGCTAGATTTATTGATGAAAATACTATCGCTTATAGTTCTTGCGAAGATGAAAATGATGAAAATTACGCTAGTTTAAAAGCCTTAGAAGATGAGCTTAAAAAAACTAAATATAATCTAATCCCACTACCAATTCCTAGCCCAAAACATTATAATGGCAAAAGACTAGGCTGCACTTATGCTAATTTTGTGTTTGTAAATGATGCTTTAATAGTGCCTTGTTATGATGATAAAAATGATGAATTAGTAAGACAAAAATTACAAAAAGCTTTACCTAATCATAAAATTATTTTAGTGAATGCCTTAGTCTTCGTAAGGCAAAATGGTTCATTACATTGTTCTTGTATGAATATATTTGAAGAATAATTTTATTTTCATAATTACTCTTTTTAATTAATTTTTTAATTTATAATAAAATTTTTATTTTAAAAACAAGGGGTAATTATGAAAAATATTTTAGATTTAGTAGGCAATACACCAGTAGTTAAACTCAATGCTTTAACAAATGATAAGATGGCTCAAGTTTATGTAAAACTTGAGAAATTTAATTTAAGTGGCAGTGTAAAAGATAGAGCTGCTTTAGCTATGATAGAAGAAGCTAAATTACAAGGAAAATTAAATTCTAATTCAATCATTTTAGAGCCAACTAGTGGAAATACAGGTATTTCTTTAGCGTTGATTGCTAGATTAATGGGCTATAAAGCTTGTATAGTAATGCCTGATACTATGAGTAAAGAAAGGCGAGATTTAATAAAAACTTTCGGAGCTGATTTAATTCTTACGAGTGGAAAAGATGGTATGAAAGGTGCTATTAATAAAGCTTTAGAATTAGCAAAGAGTGATAATAGATATATAATCTTACAACAATTTGAAAATCCAGCGAATACAAAAGCGCATTATACGAAAACAGCAGAAGAAATCATAAAAGAATTTAAAACTCTTGATTATTTTGTAGCAGGAGTAGGCACAGGTGGGACTATTAGTGGTGCTGGTAAGAGATTAAAAGAGCATTTTAAAGATATTAAAGTAATAGCAGTAGAGCCAGAGCAATCTCCAATGCTTAGTAAAAATACAGCAGGAGCGCATAAAATTCAAGGAATAGGGGCTGGATTTGTTCCTGCTATTTATGATGCTAGTGTGGTTGATGATATTGTTTGTGTAGATGAAGCTGATGCAATTAATATGGTAAGATTATTAGCTAGTAAAGAAGGATTGTTATTAGGAATTTCATCTGGTGCTAGTATATTTGCAGCCTTAGAGTTGGCAAAAACTTTACCAAATGATAAAAAGATTTTAGCAATAGCTCCTGATGGCGGAGAAAAATATATTTCTATGGGGATTTTTGATGTTTGATAATTTAAAATATGATTTAGAAAATATTTTAAAAAACGACCCAGCAGCAAGAAATAAATTAGAAGTTTTTTTATTATATCCTGGTGTACATTCTGTGTTGTTTCATCGTTTAGCGCATTTTATGTATAAGAAAAAATTATTTTTTATAGCTAGATTTATATCTCAATTTTCAAGATTTTTAACAGGTATAGAAATACATCCAGGAGCAATAATTGGCAAAGGCTTATTTATTGACCACGGAATGGGAGTTGTGATTGGAGAAACGACTATTATAGGAGATAATGTTACTATTTATCACGGGGTTACTTTAGGCGGCACAGGTAAAGTTAGTGGTAAAAGACATCCTACCATTGAAGATGGAGTAATAATTGGAGCAGGCGCTACTATCTTAGGCAATATCACAATTGGTAAAAATGCAAAAATCGGTGCGAATGCTACTATTTTAAAAAATGTATCGCCAAATACAACAATGGTAGGAACTATAGGAAAGGAAATAATCAAGAATATAAAATAACTAGAATTTGATAATATCTTGAAAACTTATAAGGATAAAAATATGTTAAAAATTGGTTTAGTATCACAAAAATATAGCGAAAATATGAGAGAAATCACAAAAGCAAAGATTAAAAATGTTGCTAAAAAAGGTGCAAAATTAGTAATTTTACAAGAATTACACCAAAGTGCTTATTTTTGCCAAGTGCAAAATACTAATAATTTTGACCTAGCTAGTGATTATGAAAATGATTTGATTTTTTGGAGCGAAGTAGCAAAAGATAATAATATCGTATTAGTTACATCTTTATATGAAAAACGCCTAGAAGGTTTATATCACAATACCGCTATAGTTTATGAGAGTGATGGAAGCATTGCAGGAAAATATCGTAAAATGCACATACCTGATGATCCGCATTTTTATGAGAAATTTTATTTTACTCCAGGTGATTTAGGTTTTCGTGCGATTGATACAAGTGTAGGAAAATTAGGAGTTTTAGTATGTTGGGATCAGTGGTATCCTGAAGCTGCAAGACTTATGGCTTTAGATGGAGCGCAGATTTTAATATATCCTACAGCTATTGGTTGGCTTTATGAAAACGGCGTTAGTGATGATAGTGAAACTATGCAAGACCAATTAAATGCGTGGCTAGGCGTTCAAAGAGGACATGCAATAGCTAATTGTTTGCCTGTTGTGGGGGTAAATCGTGTTGGTTTTGAAGATGTAAGTCTTAGTGGCGAAAGCAGCATTACTCAAAATGAGAAAAAACATTTTATAAATAACAATGAAACTACTAAAAATGGTATTGATTTTTGGGGTAATAGTTTTGTATATGATGCACAAGGTAAAGAGCTATTTAGAAGCAATGAAAGCGAAGAGCTTGAAGTAGTAGTTGCTATAGATATGAAAAAATGCGAACAAATAAGACGCTGGTGGCCGTTTTTAAGAGATAGAAGAATAGAACATTATTCTAATCTAACAAAAAGAGCTATAAAAGAATAAATTATTTTGGAATTTAATTAGGAATTAGCATCAAGCTAATTTCTAATTGCTAGGATATTTTATGGCTTTTAAAAACGCAATTATTGATGATAGATTAGATAAAAAATACTCACTTTCTTATATCTACGGAGAACATACTAATAGTTGGTATGGCAGACAATGTCATAAATTTCCTTATGATTGGGATATTGTAATAGATGAAGAATTAGACTGCTGGTTTATGAATTGTATGTATTTTGATGACCCTGAGCTAGACCATGCAGAGCTTAATAAATCTTTGTGGATTTTATATTATAAAGGCGAGCATATAAGGATAATTTTAGATTATGATATTAGTCAAGAGATTGATAATGTAGTTTATAATAGAGTTTATAAAATCCTTTCTATAAGAGATAATAAAACATTAAGTGAAAAAGAAATAATAGCCTTATTAAGAGAAATATTAGCTGTTTATAAATGGAATGGAAGCTTAAATAATGATAAAGAATTTAAAGCATATATAATAGATGAAGTGTTTGAAGATATTTTGTAAAAAAATTAAATCATTTTAAAAATATAAAGGATGAAAATGTTTTATAAAGAATGTGAGCTTTGCTCTTGTAAGATTTCAAAATTAAAATTATATACCTATAAAAAGGATTTAGGAATTTATACTTTAAAATGTCCTAATTGCAATGCTTCTTATGGATTGAAACTTAAAGTATATTTTGTAATGATTTATGCTATTTTGAATGAGATTTTAGGATGGTCTGTGTTTTTGCTACCATTTTTTTGTGTGTTTTTATGCAGTGATTTTGTGAGTAAGAATGCTGTCTTTTTAATCTTTGTATGGCTTGTATCTTTTCTAGGTATTGGGCTTTTTGTGGTAATACTTGAGCATTATTTAAATTTATTTATATTTTCTAAATTTGTTTTAATTGATGATAATGAGAAGTTAGAAGTTAAAAAAACTAGATTAATTAAATTAAAAGATTTTTTCATAAAGCTTATAAAAAGATGAAAATGTTTTATAAAGAATGCGAGTTTTGCTCTTATAATATTTCAAAGCTAAAATCATTTTCTTATAAAAAAGACTTAGGTATTCATACCTTGCAATGTCCTAATTGTAAGGCTTCATATATTTTAAAAGGCAAAATATCAAGATTAAAAATTAGCGAAATGATAAATATTATTTTTGGTGTGTTAGATTTTAGTATTGCATTTTTTATAGCTAGGGCTTTTGTTTATGATAATATTTTAATTTTTATAATTTTGTTTTTCTTAGTTTTTGTGATTTTATCTTTTATATTCTCTATTATTCAGCGTTATTTGGATTTATTAGTATTTGCAAATTTAAGTTTAATTAAAGATATAAAAACTAAAGATAATTGGCTTAAAAAAATAAAATATTATATTTTTTATAAAAGCTAATTCTTATTTTAAATTCCATAAAATTTTAAAGAATTAAAATATGAATTTTACTTTCAAAAAAGGAGAAAGAATGGCTTTTAAAAATGCAATTATTGGCGATAATTAGAGAAGAAATATTCTTTTGTAGATATTTGTATTGAGCATACTAATGATTGGTATTTAAGACAACATCATAAATTTCCTTATGAAGAACGCATTGTAATAGATGAAGAATTAGACTGCTGGTTTATGAATTGTATGTATTTTGATGATTCAGAACTTGACCATGCAGAGCTTAATAAATCTTTGTGGATTTTATATTATAAAGGCGAGCATATAAGGATAATTTTAGATTATGATATTAGTCAAGAGATTGATAATGTAGTTTATGACAAAGTCTATAAAATACTTTCTATAAGAGATAATAAAACATTAAATGAAAAAGAAATAATAGCTTTACTGAAAGAAATATTAGCTGTTTATAAATGGGACGGAAGCTTAGATGAAAAAGAAGAATGCACAATTTATGTAAGAGAAGAAGTATTTAAAGATGAAGTGTAAAAGAATTTGATTGTTGGTTTAAAGATTTTATTTTTTAGTTTTTTGATTAATAAATTATGCTTTAAAAAGTTAAAGGCATAATTTATTTAATCTTTTATTAATCTTCTATCAATTTATATCCTAATGACGCATTATATATTATAAAACTATGGCAAGTATCAACTTGAAATTTATCAGAATCAGATTTAGGTTCTAAATCTACATTGTCATACCATTTTTTACACCAATCAGGCAAGCACGCATCTTGTATAACATAGCCTACTTCTACAACTTTATTATTTCTAGGGTCTGTTTTGAATGCACATTTTTTACCATAATTCATATTTCCT
This is a stretch of genomic DNA from Campylobacter sp. RM12651. It encodes these proteins:
- a CDS encoding agmatine deiminase family protein translates to MRAEWQKCEYILLALPHKDSDWSPYLNEILNSYLEFAKAITNHCKVLLVHHESANLDEFKKLNNIEFYCFNTNDTWIRDFGPIDNNLDFVFNAWGNKFSSNLDNAFNENLFKNYLKKDLNKIDFILEGGSIDTNGKVLLTTTECLLNDNRNQQSKEEIENTLKKYLKVQEVLWLENGVIIGDDTDSHVDTLARFIDENTIAYSSCEDENDENYASLKALEDELKKTKYNLIPLPIPSPKHYNGKRLGCTYANFVFVNDALIVPCYDDKNDELVRQKLQKALPNHKIILVNALVFVRQNGSLHCSCMNIFEE
- the cysK gene encoding cysteine synthase A, translating into MKNILDLVGNTPVVKLNALTNDKMAQVYVKLEKFNLSGSVKDRAALAMIEEAKLQGKLNSNSIILEPTSGNTGISLALIARLMGYKACIVMPDTMSKERRDLIKTFGADLILTSGKDGMKGAINKALELAKSDNRYIILQQFENPANTKAHYTKTAEEIIKEFKTLDYFVAGVGTGGTISGAGKRLKEHFKDIKVIAVEPEQSPMLSKNTAGAHKIQGIGAGFVPAIYDASVVDDIVCVDEADAINMVRLLASKEGLLLGISSGASIFAALELAKTLPNDKKILAIAPDGGEKYISMGIFDV
- a CDS encoding carbon-nitrogen hydrolase, translated to MREITKAKIKNVAKKGAKLVILQELHQSAYFCQVQNTNNFDLASDYENDLIFWSEVAKDNNIVLVTSLYEKRLEGLYHNTAIVYESDGSIAGKYRKMHIPDDPHFYEKFYFTPGDLGFRAIDTSVGKLGVLVCWDQWYPEAARLMALDGAQILIYPTAIGWLYENGVSDDSETMQDQLNAWLGVQRGHAIANCLPVVGVNRVGFEDVSLSGESSITQNEKKHFINNNETTKNGIDFWGNSFVYDAQGKELFRSNESEELEVVVAIDMKKCEQIRRWWPFLRDRRIEHYSNLTKRAIKE
- the epsC gene encoding serine O-acetyltransferase EpsC, coding for MFDNLKYDLENILKNDPAARNKLEVFLLYPGVHSVLFHRLAHFMYKKKLFFIARFISQFSRFLTGIEIHPGAIIGKGLFIDHGMGVVIGETTIIGDNVTIYHGVTLGGTGKVSGKRHPTIEDGVIIGAGATILGNITIGKNAKIGANATILKNVSPNTTMVGTIGKEIIKNIK
- a CDS encoding putative sulfate exporter family transporter, which codes for MSKKHNKSPEQVALGVNKIYKSKKIESYVVLVVLAFCSYAIGELSFFKNFGISALIIAVILGAVIGNFAHHNVSLLKKTGALGVCTKQILRLGIILYGFRISLSDIESIGLSGVGLAFFIVFSTFFIGLLIGKLLKIDFLQSALIASGSSICGAAAVLASESVLKGGSARVGIAVCTVVVYGCIGMFVYPLVQNLFDLDGRLFGFLVGGTLHEVAHVVGAGSSIGVDGANSSIVIKMVRVLMLVPFLLMLSFGFKKEEKKGNFLNQIPWFALGFLLACGISSLPILNTEYALNVIKPNIAIFDTFLLSLAMVALGVNIRKDMLSKAGLKPFIMAAILCVWLVVAAYAYIKVFC